From the Lolium rigidum isolate FL_2022 chromosome 2, APGP_CSIRO_Lrig_0.1, whole genome shotgun sequence genome, one window contains:
- the LOC124688410 gene encoding probable hexosyltransferase MUCI70, with product MPEHRLPTSAQAAAGPRRHSRRPRRRCRLLLLPAFTLALLSLAYLSFSSHSSLPLHENVGKEMDKRYTLNATVKENVSMTIEESEPFIRKKKPHKHYVPCEIEFLPSVENLVEPADYNNFTQFSLSYFLEEEHLAGNGSLFGGHQSLQEREGTYYAKNQSLHCGFVEGPDGYPSSGFDLYEHDRAYMDTCRVVVSSCIFGGSDYLRRPTKSKISSYSKKNVCFIMFLDELTLATLSSEGHVPDETGSIGLWRIVVVKNLPYKDMRRAGKVPKLLAQRLFPSALYSIWLDSKLRLNADPMLIIEYFLWRKKAEYAISVHYDRTCVWEEVLQNKRLNKYNHTAIDEQFYFYQSDGLLKFNDSGQEPLLPSYVPEGSFIVRAHTPMSNLFSCLWFNEVNRFTSRDQLSFTYTYLKLRRMNTGRNFHLNMFKDCERRAVAKLFHHRTNGTTDPPPTNLRMDSKTHSSMPS from the exons ATGCCGGAGCACCGCCTGCCGACATCTGCCCAGGCTGCGGCCGGGCCCCGCCGCCATTCCCGACGGCCGCGGCGCCGTtgccgcctgctcctcctcccgGCCTTCACCCTCGCGCTCCTCTCCCTCGCCtacctctccttctcctcccacTCCAGCCTCCCCTTGCACG AGAATGTTGGGAAGGAAATGGATAAGAGGTACACACTCAATGCCACCGTCAAGGAAAATGTCTCTAT GACTATAGAAGAGTCTGAACCCTTCATAAGAAAAAAGAAACCTCATAAGCATT ATGTGCCCTGTGAAATTGAGTTTTTGCCGTCCGTTGAAAATCTTGTGGAGCCTGCTGACTACAACAATTTTACCCAGTTCTCATTGAGCTATTTCTTGGAAGAGGAACATTTGGCTGGTAACGGATCATTGTTTGGAGGGCACCAGAGTCTTCAAGAAAGAGAGGGGACATACTATGCAAAAAACCAAAGTCTCCACTGTGGTTTTGTAGAAGGTCCAGACGGTTACCCTAGTAGTGGATTTGATTTGTATGAACATGACAGGGCTTATATGGATACCTGCCGTGTTGTGGTGTCATCATGCATTTTTGGAGGCTCTGATTACTTAAGGAGACCAACTAAAAGCAAG ATCAGCTCATACTCTAAGAAGAATGTATGCTTCATCATGTTCCTGGATGAGCTAACGTTGGCAACCCTTTCCTCTGAAGGACACGTCCCTGATGAAACTGGATCCATTGGTCTTTGGAGAATTGTTGTAGTTAAGAACTTACCCTACAAAGATATGCGGAGAGCAGGAAAGGTGCCAAAACTTCTGGCTCAGCGACTCTTCCCATCTGCCTT GTACTCCATCTGGTTGGATAGCAAACTGCGTCTTAATGCTGATCCAATGCTTATCATTGAATATTTCTTATGGAGAAAGAAAGCAGAATATGCCATTTCAGTGCACTATGATCGCACATGTGTCTGGGAGGAAGTGCTTCAGAACAAGCGCTTAAACAAGTACAATCACACTGCTATCGACGAACAGTTTTACTTTTACCAGTCTGACGGCCTTTTGAAGTTTAATGATTCTGGCCAAGAGCCTCTTCTACCAAGTT ATGTGCCCGAAGGATCTTTCATTGTTCGTGCCCATACACCAATGTCTAATTTATTTTCATGCCTTTGGTTCAATGAGGTCAACCGTTTCACCTCACGTGATCAATTGAGTTTTACATACACTTACTTGAAGCTCAGAAGAATGAACACAGGAAGAAATTTTCACCTAAATATGTTTAAG GACTGTGAAAGAAGAGCAGTAGCTAAACTCTTCCACCACCGAACTAACGGAACTACAGATCCACCACCAACTAATCTTCGTATGGACAGTAAAACCCATTCATCAATGCCAAGCTAA
- the LOC124693180 gene encoding cullin-3A-like, producing the protein MSGGGPPRKRNFKIEAFKHRVELDPKYAERTWKVLEHAIHEIYNHNASGLSFEELYRSAYNMVLHKYGEKLYNGLESTLTWRLKEISKCIEAAQGGLFLAELNAKWMDHNKALQMIRDILMYMDRTYVPTSHRTPVHELGLNLWRDHIIHHSMIHGRLLDTLLDLIHRERMGEVINRGLMRSITKMLMDLGPAVYQDDFEKPYLEVSASFYSGESQEFIECCDCGNYLKKAERRLNEEMERVSHYLDAGSEAKITSVVEKEMIANHMHRLVHMENSGLVNMLIDDKYEDLGRMYTLFRRVPDGLSTIRDMMTSYLRETGKQLVTDPERLKDPVEFVQCLLNEKDKHDKIISVAFGNDKTFQNALNSSFEFFINLNNRSPEFISLYVDDKLRKGLKGATEEDVEGILDKVMMLFRYLQEKDVFEKYYKQHLAKRLLSAKTVSDDAERSMIVKLKTECGYQFTSKLEGMFTDMKTSQDTMQDFYAKKSEELGDGPTLDVHILTTGSWPTQPSPPCTLPPEILVVCEKFRAYYLGTHSGRRLTWQTNMGTADIKATFGKGQKHELNVSTYQMCVLMLFNSNDGYTYKDIEQATEIPATDLKRCLQSLACVKGKNVLRKEPMSKDISEDDTFYFNDKFTSKLVKVKIGTVVAQKESEPEKQETRQRVEEDRKPQIEAAIVRIMKSRRVLDHNSIVAEVTKQLQARFLPNPVIIKKRIESLIEREFLERDKADRKLYRYLA; encoded by the exons atgagCGGCGGGGGCCCGCCCaggaagcgcaacttcaagatcgaGGCTTTCAAGCACCGGGTGGAGCTCGACCCCAAGTACGCCGAGCGGACATGGAAGGTCCTCGAGCACGCCATCCACGAGATCTACAACCACAACGCAAGCGGCCTCTCCTTCGAGGAGCTATACAG GAGCGCCTACAACATGGTGCTTCACAAGTACGGCGAGAAGCTCTACAACGGCCTCGAGAGCACTCTGACATGGCGCCTCAAGGAGATATCGAAATGCATAGAGGCCGCGCAGGGCGGTTTGTTTCTggcagagctgaacgccaagtggATGGATCACAACAAGGCGTTGCAGATGATCCGGGATATTCTAATGTACATGGACCGGACTTACGTCCCGACGTCTCACAGGACGCCTGTTCACGAGCTTGGTCTGAATCTGTGGAGGGATCATATAATCCACCACTCCATGATCCATGGTCGGCTTCTCGACACCCTTCTCGATCTTATTCACAGAGAAAGGATGGGTGAGGTGATCAACAGGGGCCTGATGAGGAGCATTACGAAGATGCTGATGGATCTTGGCCCTGCTGTGTATCAAGATGACTTTGAGAAGCCATATTTGGAAGTTTCAGCTAGCTTCTACAGCGGGGAATCTCAGGAGTTCATTGAATGTTGTGATTGTGGGAACTATCTTAAGAAGGCCGAGAGGCGGCTCAACGAGGAAATGGAGCGTGTCTCGCACTACTTGGATGCTGGCAGCGAGGCAAAGATAACTAGTGTGGTGGAGAAGGAGATGATTGCCAATCACATGCATAGATTGGTCCACATGGAGAACTCTGGCCTTGTCAACATGCTTATAGATGACAAATATGAAGATTTGGGTAGGATGTACACCTTATTCCGAAGGGTTCCTGATGGTCTATCGACGATCAGAGATATGATGACTTCTTACTTGAGGGAAACAGGGAAGCAGTTAGTGACGGACCCAGAGAGACTGAAAGACCCTGTGGAATTTGTCCAGTGCTTGTTAAATGAGAAGGACAAGCATGACAAGATCATCAGTGTTGCTTTTGGCAATGATAAAACCTTCCAAAATGCTCTGAATTCATCCTTTGAGTTCTTCATCAACTTAAACAACAGGTCACCAGAGTTCATATCACTGTATGTTGATGACAAACTCCGCAAAGGACTGAAAGGGGCAACAGAAGAGGATGTGGAAGGTATATTGGACAAAGTCATGATGCTGTTCCGTTACCTTCAGGAGAAGGATGTGTTTGAGAAGTACTACAAGCAGCATTTGGCGAAAAGGCTCCTTTCTGCCAAAACTGTTTCTGATGATGCTGAGAGGAGTATGATAGTGAAACTCAAGACAGAATGCGGGTACCAGTTCACTTCCAAATTGGAGGGCATGTTCACTGACATGAAGACTTCTCAGGACACCATGCAAGATTTCTATGCCAAGAAATCTGAGGAGCTTGGGGATGGCCCTACGCTTGATGTCCACATTCTCACAACTGGCTCTTGGCCAACGCAACCCAGCCCTCCGTGCACCCTCCCACCTGAAATCCTTGTAGTATGTGAGAAGTTCCGTGCATATTATCTTGGAACTCATAGTGGCCGGAGATTGACATGGCAAACAAATATGGGGACAGCTGATATAAAAGCCACATTTGGGAAAGGTCAGAAGCATGAGCTGAATGTATCCACTTATCAGATGTGTGTCCTCATGCTGTTCAATTCCAATGATGGATACACCTACAAAGATATCGAACAAGCTACTGAGATACCTGCCACAGACCTAAAGAGATGTCTCCAATCTCTTGCTTGTGTCAAAGGGAAGAATGTTCTTCGTAAGGAGCCCATGAGCAaggacatatcagaggatgacacATTCTACTTCAATGACAAGTTCACAAGCAAGCTTGTTAAGGTCAAGATTGGGACAGTGGTCGCGCAAAAGGAATCCGAGCCAGAGAAGCAGGAGACTCGCCAACGGGTTGAGGAGGACAGGAAACCTCAAATTGAGGCTGCCATTGTCAGGATCATGAAATCCAGGAGAGTATTGGATCATAACAGTATCGTAGCTGAGGTTACCAAGCAATTGCAAGCACGGTTCTTGCCAAACCCTGTTATCATCAAGAAACGCATAGAATCTCTAATTGAACGTGAGTTCTTAGAAAGGGACAAAGCAGATAGAAAATTATATCGCTATCTTGCGTAA